A window of the Brassica oleracea var. oleracea cultivar TO1000 chromosome C1, BOL, whole genome shotgun sequence genome harbors these coding sequences:
- the LOC106338641 gene encoding cation/H(+) antiporter 19-like translates to MTVLLLYPSLGSSLWIWFCDICSCGNQTSPWLYGLTLSPEGEPVKELYVCVTLTLVLAASFVTDTIGIHALFGVCVVGIVTPKGPFCRILTEKIFYRFILRGLKTDVTTIRGSQSWGLLVLVINIGKDQKVLNDQAFAILVLMALVTTFITTPLLMAIYKPARRGAPYKHRTIQRKDHDSELRILACFHSTRNIPTLINMIESSRGTGQRGRLCVYAMRLMELSERSSAIAMVHKARLNGLPAWNKVERSTDQMVIAFEAYQHLRAVAVRPMTAISDLSSIHEDICTSAHLRQENG, encoded by the coding sequence ATGACAGTTCTCCTCCTGTACCCCTCTTTGGGTTCTTCTCTCTGGATCTGGTTTTGTGATATTTGCAGTTGTGGCAATCAAACCTCTCCTTGGTTATATGGCTTGACGCTGTCCCCCGAAGGAGAGCCTGTGAAGGAACTCTATGTCTGTGTCACTCTAACCTTGGTTTTAGCGGCGAGCTTTGTGACAGACACTATTGGGATACACGCGCTGTTCGGGGTGTGTGTTGTAGGTATAGTGACTCCTAAAGGACCTTTCTGCAGGATTTTGACAGAGAAGATCTTCTACCGCTTTATTTTGCGCGGTCTCAAAACCGATGTAACAACGATCAGAGGATCACAATCATGGGGACTTCTAGTTCTTGTCATAAACATCGGCAAGGACCAGAAGGTGCTGAATGATCAAGCGTTTGCGATCTTAGTCCTAATGGCGCTGGTCACAACCTTCATCACAACTCCGCTTCTGATGGCGATTTACAAGCCTGCGAGGAGAGGAGCACCGTACAAGCATAGAACAATCCAGAGAAAAGATCATGACTCCGAGCTACGGATACTCGCTTGCTTCCACAGTACACGCAACATCCCTACGTTGATCAATATGATCGAGTCATCAAGAGGGACAGGACAAAGAGGACGTCTCTGCGTCTACGCTATGCGTCTAATGGAGCTCTCTGAACGGTCATCAGCGATAGCTATGGTTCACAAAGCTCGTTTGAATGGACTCCCGGCGTGGAACAAGGTCGAGAGATCGACTGATCAAATGGTGATCGCCTTCGAGGCTTACCAGCATCTCCGAGCGGTAGCGGTTAGACCGATGACGGCGATCTCTGACCTTAGCAGCATCCACGAGGACATATGCACAAGCGCGCACCTGAGACAGGAAAATGGATAG
- the LOC106316022 gene encoding rhomboid-like protein 14, mitochondrial produces the protein MANFGEGRRRGTGGMLPLLAISTVAEYYRLPWKPPVTAGLLAANTLVYLRPAFLDPLIPHISEVWFNPNLILKHKDLKRFFLSAFYHLNEPHLVYNMMSLLWKGIKLETSMGSTQFASMVVTLLGISQGVTLLLAKSLHVFFDYRRAYFHEYSVGFSGVLFALKVVLNAQAEDYSSVYGVLVPTKYAAWAELVLVQIFVPRASFLGHLGGILAGILYMKMKRSYSGSDPVAMVVRGVARAVTWPLRFLSSMVGSRRRRITGRGRVGRGQNGIAGPGIWRCQSCTFDNSGWESVCEMCGSGRSRGNGWSVNQGHAHSSSSSSDLPLDELRRRRVERFS, from the exons ATGGCGAATTTTGGCGAAGGAAGAAGAAGAGGAACCGGAGGCATGCTCCCACTGCTAGCAATTAGCACCGTAGCAGAATATTACAGACTGCCGTGGAAACCGCCGGTGACGGCAGGTCTATTAGCCGCGAACACTCTCGTCTATCTCCGGCCCGCGTTTCTCGATCCCCTTATCCCTCACATCAGCGAGGTCTGGTTCAATCCAAACCTCATCCTCAAG CACAAGGACTTGAAACGCTTCTTTCTATCCGCGTTCTACCATCTCAACGAGCCTCACCTAGTCTACAACATGATGTCTCTTCTCTGGAAAGGAATCAAGCTGGAGACGTCCATGGGAAGCACACAGTTTGCTTCTATGGTCGTTACCCTTCTCGGTATATCGCAAGGAGTCACGTTGCTCTTAGCCAAGTCCCTCCACGTCTTCTTCGACTACAGGAGAGCGTATTTCCACGAGTACTCTGTGGGATTCTCGGGAGTACTCTTTGCTTTGAAGGTTGTTCTCAATGCTCAGGCTGAGGATTACTCCAGCGTGTACGGGGTCCTTGTCCCGACGAAGTATGCTGCTTGGGCTGAGCTGGTTCTGGTGCAGATATTTGTGCCGAGGGCTTCGTTTCTTGGGCATTTAGGTGGGATTCTTGCAGGGATTCTTTACATGAAGATGAAGAGGTCTTACTCGGGGTCTGATCCTGTGGCTATGGTGGTTAGAGGTGTCGCTAGAGCGGTGACGTGGCCGTTGAGGTTTCTGAGTAGTATGGTTGGGTCTCGGAGGAGGAGGATTACGGGGAGAGGAAGAGTGGGGAGAGGACAGAATGGGATTGCAGGACCTGGTATCTGGAGATGCCAGTCGTGTACGTTTGACAATTCTGGTTGGGAAAGTGTTTGTGAGATGTGTGGCTCGGGGAGGAGTAGAGGAAACGGATGGTCAGTGAACCAGGGACATGCACATTCTTCATCTTCTTCTAGTGATCTTCCTTTAGATGAGCTGCGGCGTCGGAGAGTAGAGAGGTTTAGTTAA